A stretch of Saccharothrix texasensis DNA encodes these proteins:
- a CDS encoding S8 family peptidase: MSDPSTRSGLYQEAFQQAIRTHQSYRLHPERGREFVFVAGELLTIPEDVDRVSRKLAQNNIATTRGRDFAGMARLLLSRNPDDIPEIVRLLRDPAQWPGERTPFVQPHHVLFGHGGNMHGNPGEPPRVGTPLAAPNPANSGVGRGVVVGVLDTGISATAAVDHPQWLGGAFTPKAEEVDAAYRYSDVFALEGGHGTFVAGVVRQAAPGVRIDPEKALDPNGLGTEEEFARALSSFDEKVQIVNISMGCFTQDDTASEPVRRALAALPRDVVVVASAGNQGTTRPSWPAALPGVVAVSAIAEERDGSRSPACYSNHGYWVDACAVGNRTSTFLKGRWELPGLPVDVFDRFAYWLGTSFAAPHVAGRIAATMTERGLTAVGARDHLLVGRPEFFPGYGVFCG, from the coding sequence GTGTCCGATCCATCGACTCGCTCCGGGCTCTACCAGGAAGCCTTCCAACAGGCCATCCGCACGCACCAGAGCTACCGCCTCCACCCCGAGCGCGGCCGGGAGTTCGTCTTCGTCGCCGGTGAGCTGCTGACCATTCCCGAGGACGTCGACCGGGTCAGCCGGAAGCTCGCGCAGAACAACATCGCCACCACGCGCGGCCGGGACTTCGCGGGCATGGCCCGGTTGCTGCTGTCCCGCAACCCCGACGACATCCCGGAGATCGTGCGCCTGCTGCGCGACCCGGCGCAGTGGCCCGGTGAGCGCACGCCGTTCGTGCAACCGCACCACGTGCTCTTCGGCCACGGCGGCAACATGCACGGCAACCCGGGTGAGCCGCCGCGCGTCGGCACGCCGCTGGCGGCGCCGAACCCGGCGAACAGCGGCGTCGGCCGCGGCGTCGTGGTCGGCGTCCTCGACACGGGCATCTCGGCGACCGCCGCGGTCGACCACCCGCAGTGGCTCGGCGGCGCGTTCACCCCCAAGGCCGAAGAGGTCGACGCCGCCTACCGGTACTCCGACGTGTTCGCCCTCGAAGGCGGTCACGGCACGTTCGTCGCGGGCGTGGTCCGGCAGGCCGCGCCGGGCGTGCGGATCGACCCGGAGAAGGCGCTGGACCCGAACGGGCTGGGCACCGAGGAGGAGTTCGCCCGCGCGCTGTCGTCGTTCGACGAGAAGGTCCAGATCGTCAACATCTCGATGGGCTGCTTCACCCAGGACGACACCGCCTCCGAACCCGTCCGGCGGGCGCTCGCGGCCCTGCCGCGCGACGTCGTCGTGGTGGCCTCCGCGGGCAACCAGGGCACCACCCGGCCGAGTTGGCCCGCCGCGCTGCCCGGCGTGGTCGCCGTGTCCGCGATCGCCGAGGAGCGCGACGGCAGCCGGTCGCCCGCCTGCTACAGCAACCACGGGTACTGGGTCGACGCGTGCGCGGTCGGCAACCGGACCAGCACGTTCCTCAAGGGCAGGTGGGAGCTGCCGGGCCTGCCGGTGGACGTCTTCGACCGGTTCGCCTACTGGCTGGGCACCTCGTTCGCCGCGCCGCACGTGGCCGGGCGGATCGCCGCGACGATGACCGAGCGCGGCCTGACCGCGGTCGGCGCCCGCGACCACCTGCTCGTCGGGCGGCCGGAGTTCTTCCCGGGCTACGGTGTCTTCTGCGGTTGA
- a CDS encoding CHAT domain-containing protein — MAGVSAAAALEARQRDPRAAIEIGRSALRAARASGDGEEASAAERAIGLALRELHDFDAALRHLRRSVRIAEQAGSARAAALARMSLAFVLSNTGRHAQALRAINAALPNLRGVDAGSGRMQRGLVLHYLCRYDEALREYNGAIEVVRRFGERLVEARALNNRGLLRAYTGGLRAADEDFDRAAVLYRELDQALAVADVRWNAGISASRAGDVPRALTMFAEAEREYRRLAVPRPALLINRLELLVSVPLLEEARAAADLALEELGGDLVLARSEALFYRARIALLEGDLDRAVEMAVAARRGFRREKREVWAEGARHVELRAAYLSGQRTRALVTALTKVATRLDALGWRMAGLEARVDGALVARDLGDHSRAVAELTAAGTARRGGPAAHRVQGWYAEALRRDLLGSARGAQIALRRGLALLDEYRVSLGATELRALSGAQGAALASEGLRTAVAGGRAGRVLSWAEAWRAGTLRMTPARPPEDSGLADALAELRAVTADLEAASTAGRPTAALRQRQVRGEQRVRELTRRTGGGGAVFKPPAVGELARALGTSALVEYVDHEGELLAVVVAGGRASLHRLGPLDGALRELRLLRFALHRLVTLPGHVDRAAVRAGAEHAARLLQNRLLEPLRRRLDDRPVVLAPTGRLGGLPWSALPACRGRAVTVVPSATVWLRAATSVLVSHDRVVLAAGPRLPAAPTEISAIASLDPGTAPASVLVGGAATVDAVASAMDGAPLAHVAAHGSFRADNPLFSALELADGPLTVYDLERLRTPPARVVLSACDSGLSAVRPGDELMGFTAALLGLGTRTLVAPVIPVPAEVTTPLMVDLHRRLGAGHSPAVALAGAQEAHREDGDTAFAASAGFLCFGA; from the coding sequence GTGGCAGGGGTTTCCGCCGCCGCAGCGCTGGAAGCCCGGCAACGGGATCCGCGCGCGGCCATCGAGATCGGCCGGTCCGCGCTGCGGGCGGCGCGGGCTTCGGGCGACGGCGAGGAAGCCTCCGCGGCGGAACGCGCGATCGGCCTCGCGCTGCGCGAGCTGCACGACTTCGACGCGGCGCTGCGCCACTTGCGGCGTTCCGTGCGCATCGCCGAGCAGGCCGGGTCGGCGCGCGCGGCGGCACTGGCCCGGATGAGCCTCGCGTTCGTGCTGTCCAACACCGGCCGGCACGCGCAGGCGCTGCGCGCGATCAACGCGGCGCTGCCGAACCTGCGCGGCGTGGACGCGGGCAGCGGCCGGATGCAACGGGGCCTGGTGCTGCACTACCTGTGCCGCTACGACGAGGCGCTGCGCGAGTACAACGGCGCGATCGAGGTGGTGCGCCGGTTCGGCGAACGGCTGGTGGAAGCGCGCGCCCTGAACAACAGGGGACTGCTGCGCGCCTACACCGGCGGGCTGCGCGCGGCGGACGAGGACTTCGACCGCGCCGCCGTGCTCTACCGGGAGCTGGACCAGGCGCTGGCCGTGGCGGACGTGCGGTGGAACGCGGGCATCTCCGCCTCCCGCGCCGGTGACGTGCCGCGCGCGTTGACCATGTTCGCCGAGGCCGAGCGGGAGTACCGGCGGCTGGCGGTGCCGCGGCCGGCGCTGCTGATCAACCGGCTGGAGCTGCTGGTGTCCGTGCCGCTGCTGGAGGAGGCGCGGGCGGCGGCCGACCTGGCGTTGGAGGAACTGGGCGGCGACCTCGTGCTGGCCCGGTCGGAGGCGTTGTTCTACCGCGCCAGGATCGCGCTGCTGGAAGGCGACCTGGACCGCGCCGTGGAGATGGCGGTGGCCGCGCGCAGGGGTTTCCGCCGCGAGAAGCGCGAGGTGTGGGCGGAAGGCGCGCGCCACGTCGAGCTGCGCGCCGCGTACCTGAGCGGGCAGCGGACCAGGGCGCTGGTCACCGCGTTGACCAAGGTGGCGACCCGGCTGGACGCGCTCGGCTGGCGGATGGCCGGCCTGGAGGCGCGGGTCGACGGGGCGCTGGTCGCGCGCGACCTGGGCGACCACTCGCGCGCGGTGGCCGAGCTGACCGCGGCGGGCACGGCCCGGCGCGGCGGACCGGCGGCGCACCGCGTGCAGGGCTGGTACGCCGAGGCGCTGCGGCGCGACCTGCTCGGCAGCGCGCGCGGCGCGCAGATCGCGTTGCGGCGCGGCCTGGCGCTGCTCGACGAGTACCGGGTGTCCCTGGGCGCGACGGAACTGCGCGCGCTGAGCGGCGCACAAGGCGCGGCACTGGCCTCGGAAGGACTGCGCACGGCGGTCGCGGGCGGCCGGGCCGGACGGGTGCTGAGCTGGGCCGAGGCGTGGCGCGCGGGCACGCTGCGGATGACGCCCGCCCGGCCGCCGGAGGACTCCGGGCTGGCCGACGCGCTGGCCGAGCTGCGGGCCGTGACGGCGGACCTGGAAGCGGCGTCCACGGCGGGCCGGCCGACGGCGGCGCTGCGGCAGCGGCAGGTGCGCGGCGAGCAGCGGGTGCGCGAGCTGACCCGGCGGACCGGCGGCGGCGGCGCGGTGTTCAAACCGCCCGCGGTGGGCGAGCTGGCACGCGCGTTGGGCACCTCGGCGTTGGTGGAGTACGTCGACCACGAAGGCGAGCTGCTCGCCGTGGTGGTGGCGGGCGGCCGGGCGTCGCTGCACCGGCTCGGCCCGCTCGACGGCGCGCTGCGGGAGCTGCGGCTGCTGCGCTTCGCCCTGCACCGGCTGGTGACGCTGCCCGGGCACGTCGACCGCGCCGCGGTGCGCGCGGGCGCGGAGCACGCGGCCAGGCTGCTGCAGAACAGGCTGCTGGAGCCGTTGCGGCGGCGCCTCGACGACCGGCCGGTGGTGCTCGCGCCGACCGGCCGGCTCGGCGGCCTCCCGTGGTCGGCGCTGCCCGCCTGCCGGGGCCGCGCCGTCACCGTGGTGCCGTCGGCGACGGTGTGGCTGCGCGCGGCGACCTCCGTCCTCGTGTCGCACGACCGGGTGGTCCTGGCGGCGGGACCGCGGCTGCCGGCCGCGCCGACGGAGATCTCGGCCATCGCGTCGCTCGACCCGGGCACGGCACCGGCCTCGGTGCTGGTGGGCGGCGCGGCGACGGTGGACGCGGTGGCGTCGGCGATGGACGGCGCGCCGCTCGCGCACGTGGCCGCGCACGGCTCGTTCCGCGCGGACAACCCGCTGTTCTCCGCCCTGGAACTCGCCGACGGCCCGCTGACCGTCTACGACCTCGAACGGCTGCGCACACCACCCGCGCGGGTCGTGCTGTCCGCGTGCGACTCGGGCCTGTCGGCGGTGCGACCCGGCGACGAGCTGATGGGGTTCACCGCGGCACTGCTCGGGCTCGGCACCCGGACGCTCGTCGCACCGGTCATCCCCGTGCCGGCCGAGGTGACCACACCGCTGATGGTCGACCTGCACCGCAGGCTCGGCGCGGGCCACTCGCCGGCCGTCGCGCTGGCGGGCGCGCAGGAAGCGCACCGGGAGGACGGCGACACCGCGTTCGCCGCGAGCGCCGGGTTCCTGTGCTTCGGCGCGTGA
- a CDS encoding nucleoside deaminase, translated as MLAVAVAEARAGLAEGGIPIGAALFTAGGTLLGRGHNRRVQDDDASTHAETAAFRAAGRRPGYRDTVMVTTLSPCWYCSGLVRQFGIPHVVIGEARTFHGGHDWLAEHGVRITLLDDQACVGMMTDFIAARPQLWFEDIGQD; from the coding sequence ATGTTGGCGGTGGCGGTGGCCGAAGCGCGCGCCGGGCTCGCCGAAGGCGGCATCCCGATCGGCGCGGCGCTCTTCACCGCCGGCGGCACCCTCCTGGGCCGCGGCCACAACCGGCGGGTGCAGGACGACGACGCGTCCACCCACGCCGAGACCGCCGCGTTCCGCGCCGCCGGCCGCCGGCCGGGCTACCGCGACACGGTCATGGTCACCACGCTGTCACCGTGCTGGTACTGCAGCGGGCTCGTTCGCCAGTTCGGGATACCCCACGTGGTGATCGGCGAGGCCCGGACGTTCCACGGCGGTCACGACTGGCTCGCCGAACACGGCGTCCGGATCACCCTGCTGGACGACCAGGCGTGCGTCGGGATGATGACCGACTTCATCGCCGCCCGGCCACAGCTGTGGTTCGAGGACATCGGACAGGACTGA
- a CDS encoding STAS domain-containing protein produces MPEPAATLASVRVDRPADGVVVLHVSGELDTSSAEELTRPLTEHLVEDVRGVVVDLGGVRFLGSAGLESLVVGSQRASGLGVPLVLVATSRATQRPIEATGLSSVFTVVGSVEEALSRF; encoded by the coding sequence GTGCCAGAACCCGCGGCAACGCTCGCTTCCGTTCGGGTCGACAGACCCGCGGACGGCGTGGTGGTGCTGCACGTGTCGGGCGAGTTGGACACGAGCAGCGCTGAGGAGCTGACCAGGCCTCTCACGGAGCACCTGGTGGAGGACGTGCGAGGTGTGGTGGTGGACCTCGGCGGGGTGCGCTTCCTCGGCTCGGCCGGATTGGAGTCGCTGGTCGTCGGCAGTCAGCGGGCGAGCGGCCTCGGCGTTCCGCTGGTGCTGGTCGCGACCAGCCGGGCGACGCAGCGGCCGATCGAGGCGACCGGGCTCAGCTCGGTGTTCACCGTCGTCGGTTCCGTGGAAGAGGCCTTGAGCCGGTTCTAG
- a CDS encoding carboxylate-amine ligase → MTEPWTVGVEQEFLLVDPETRRPVPLADSVAQHAGAGHDVQRELTPFQIEVATPVCETTEELAEQVVGGRLHLAKAAHAAGARLMASAIPPIGTLGPPPGTDDRRYRMMERSHRAIIGGQGVCGMHVHVGVPDRDVAVRVANALRPWLPTLLALSVNSPIEQAEDTGYASWRTIVWSRWPISGPPPHLGSAAEYDRLVGALESTEVLLDTGMVYWDVRPSVRHPTVEVRVADIPMTAREAVVIAEVIRAFARTAAESGEPERVDDMMLRAAYWRAARDGVDGLAVDPRTGNLVPARDRLADLVSWCADALGDASALSIVEDHVAWLGAHGSGAARQRRALGGSPDARGLVDLILAETVDDAR, encoded by the coding sequence ATGACCGAGCCGTGGACCGTCGGGGTGGAACAGGAGTTCCTCCTCGTCGACCCCGAGACGCGCCGACCCGTGCCGCTGGCCGACTCGGTCGCGCAGCACGCCGGTGCGGGTCATGACGTGCAGCGGGAGCTGACGCCGTTCCAGATCGAGGTCGCCACGCCGGTGTGCGAGACCACCGAGGAGCTGGCGGAGCAGGTCGTCGGCGGCCGGCTGCACCTGGCGAAGGCCGCGCACGCGGCGGGGGCGCGGCTGATGGCCTCGGCGATCCCGCCGATCGGCACGCTGGGTCCGCCGCCGGGCACGGACGACCGCCGCTACCGCATGATGGAGCGCTCCCACCGGGCGATCATCGGCGGTCAGGGCGTGTGCGGGATGCACGTCCACGTGGGTGTGCCGGACCGGGACGTGGCGGTCCGGGTGGCGAACGCGCTGCGGCCGTGGCTGCCGACGTTGCTGGCGTTGAGCGTGAACTCCCCGATCGAGCAGGCCGAGGACACGGGTTACGCGAGTTGGCGCACGATCGTGTGGTCGCGGTGGCCGATCAGCGGTCCGCCGCCGCACCTGGGTTCGGCCGCCGAGTACGACCGGCTGGTGGGTGCGCTGGAGTCGACCGAGGTGCTGCTCGACACCGGGATGGTCTACTGGGACGTGCGGCCGTCGGTGCGGCACCCCACGGTCGAGGTGCGGGTCGCGGACATCCCGATGACGGCCCGCGAGGCGGTCGTCATCGCCGAGGTCATCCGGGCGTTCGCCCGCACGGCCGCCGAGTCGGGTGAACCCGAACGGGTGGACGACATGATGTTGCGCGCCGCGTACTGGCGGGCCGCGCGCGACGGCGTGGACGGCCTGGCGGTCGACCCGCGCACGGGCAACCTGGTGCCGGCCCGGGATCGGCTGGCCGACCTGGTGTCGTGGTGCGCGGACGCGCTCGGCGACGCCTCCGCGCTGTCCATTGTGGAAGATCACGTGGCCTGGTTGGGCGCGCACGGCAGCGGCGCGGCGCGCCAGCGCCGGGCTCTCGGCGGTTCGCCGGACGCGCGCGGACTGGTCGACCTGATCTTGGCTGAAACGGTCGACGATGCCCGTTGA
- a CDS encoding DNA topoisomerase IB: protein MRLRRSDPSGPGWRRRARGRGFSYADADGEPLDAGSVERVKSLVIPPAWRDVWVCPHPNGHIQAVGTDAAGRRQYLYHERWRQDRDEEKHDRVLALAPLLPGFRAELGRELEGRGRSRQRVLAVALAVLERGVFRVGGETYAADNGTHGVATLLCSHVAVRRSTVEFCYPAKGGIEFTTVVDDEVLARAVRGLLRGRGGNERLLVDQRGRAVGSDDVNERFKEMVGAEFSVKDLRTWHATVLAAAAFAREGRPETKRGRQRVEVAVVKEVSESLGNTPAVARKSYIDPRVVRLYHDGVMIRAKSADRGTVERAVLRMLRK, encoded by the coding sequence GTGAGGTTGCGCCGCAGTGATCCGTCGGGGCCCGGCTGGCGCCGGCGTGCCCGCGGTCGGGGGTTCAGCTACGCCGACGCCGACGGCGAGCCGCTGGACGCCGGGTCGGTCGAGCGGGTCAAGTCCCTGGTCATCCCGCCCGCGTGGCGCGACGTGTGGGTCTGCCCGCACCCGAACGGCCACATCCAGGCGGTGGGCACGGACGCGGCCGGTCGCCGTCAGTACCTCTACCACGAGCGGTGGCGGCAGGACCGCGACGAGGAGAAGCACGACCGGGTGCTCGCGCTGGCGCCGCTGCTCCCGGGGTTCCGGGCGGAGCTGGGGCGGGAGCTGGAAGGCCGGGGGCGGTCGCGGCAGCGGGTGCTGGCGGTGGCGTTGGCGGTGCTGGAACGCGGGGTGTTCCGGGTCGGCGGCGAGACGTACGCGGCGGACAACGGCACCCACGGCGTGGCGACGCTGCTGTGCTCCCACGTGGCCGTTCGGCGGTCCACTGTGGAGTTCTGCTACCCGGCGAAGGGCGGCATCGAGTTCACCACGGTCGTGGACGACGAGGTGCTGGCGCGGGCCGTCCGGGGGCTGCTGCGGGGGCGGGGCGGAAACGAGCGGCTGCTGGTCGACCAGCGGGGTCGCGCGGTCGGGTCGGACGACGTGAACGAGCGGTTCAAGGAGATGGTGGGGGCCGAGTTCTCGGTGAAGGACCTGCGGACGTGGCACGCGACGGTGCTGGCGGCGGCGGCGTTCGCGCGGGAAGGGCGGCCGGAGACGAAGCGGGGCCGGCAGCGGGTGGAGGTGGCCGTGGTGAAGGAGGTCTCCGAGAGCCTGGGCAACACCCCGGCGGTGGCGCGGAAGTCCTACATCGACCCGCGGGTGGTCCGGCTGTACCACGACGGGGTGATGATCAGGGCGAAGTCGGCTGATCGTGGGACAGTGGAGCGCGCCGTGCTGCGGATGCTGCGGAAGTGA
- a CDS encoding SigB/SigF/SigG family RNA polymerase sigma factor has product MSAVDYQPLFHELAEAERDGSRYQRLRDRLVTEHLPMARHIADRFAERGESVEDLRQVAAVGLINAVDRFDVSRGIDFLAFAVPTITGEVRRYLRDQGWAVRVPRRLKELCVAIDTARVELSRVSGRTPTPSEVARHLGIGVDQVYEGLHATSAYHLLSLDEQSINDELTYADRLVCDDPALEVVELQHALDPMLRGLPKRERRIVVLRFFRGMTQSQIADSVGVSQMHVSRLLSRSLARLRSLLDDE; this is encoded by the coding sequence ATGAGCGCGGTGGACTACCAGCCGTTGTTCCACGAGTTGGCGGAAGCCGAGCGGGACGGCTCGCGCTACCAGCGGTTGCGGGACCGGCTGGTGACCGAGCACCTGCCGATGGCCAGGCACATCGCCGACCGGTTCGCCGAGCGCGGCGAGTCGGTGGAGGACCTGCGGCAGGTGGCGGCGGTCGGGCTGATCAACGCCGTCGACCGGTTCGACGTGTCGCGCGGCATCGACTTCCTGGCGTTCGCCGTGCCCACCATCACCGGCGAGGTGCGGCGGTACCTGCGCGACCAGGGGTGGGCGGTGCGCGTGCCGCGGCGGTTGAAGGAGCTGTGCGTCGCCATCGACACCGCGCGCGTGGAGCTGTCCCGGGTGTCCGGGCGCACGCCGACGCCGAGCGAGGTCGCCAGGCACCTGGGCATCGGGGTGGACCAGGTGTACGAAGGGCTGCACGCGACGTCGGCGTACCACCTGCTGTCGCTGGACGAGCAGTCGATCAACGACGAGCTGACCTACGCCGACCGCCTGGTCTGCGACGACCCGGCCCTGGAAGTGGTCGAGCTGCAGCACGCGTTGGATCCGATGCTCCGCGGGCTACCCAAGAGGGAAAGACGGATCGTCGTGCTGCGGTTCTTCCGGGGCATGACGCAGAGCCAGATCGCGGACTCGGTCGGCGTGTCGCAGATGCACGTCTCACGCCTGCTGAGCCGATCACTGGCCCGGTTGCGGTCGCTGCTCGACGACGAGTAG
- a CDS encoding ATP-binding protein, translating to MDDSEVELRLAAKPAHLSVIRAVAAAVARRTPELAIDLVIAVDEACSALISRTLDPSAVLRCRFAREGDSVRFRAEVRSSAVTVPDHDSLYWRVVSSVTDAVATWVDGEGRLRVELRCRA from the coding sequence ATGGACGACTCGGAGGTGGAACTCAGGTTGGCGGCGAAACCCGCCCACCTCTCGGTCATCCGCGCGGTGGCCGCGGCAGTCGCCCGGCGCACCCCCGAACTGGCCATCGACCTGGTCATCGCCGTCGACGAGGCGTGCAGCGCGTTGATCTCGCGCACCCTCGACCCCTCGGCCGTGCTCCGGTGCCGGTTCGCCCGGGAAGGTGATTCCGTTCGGTTCCGCGCAGAGGTCCGGTCATCGGCCGTCACCGTCCCCGACCACGACTCGTTGTACTGGCGGGTGGTCAGCTCCGTGACCGACGCGGTGGCCACCTGGGTCGATGGGGAGGGCCGGTTGCGGGTCGAGCTGAGGTGCCGGGCATGA
- a CDS encoding ABC transporter ATP-binding protein: MLEANNLEVVYDDVMLVLRGVSLRVPEGRIVALLGANGAGKTTLLRALSGLLDVHDGKITRGGITLDGEPIHRSSPTRIASLGVKQALEGRRILAELTVEENLRIGGHSRPRGVKQNLDRMYELFPRLRERRRQSAGYLSGGEQQMLSIGRALMSEPRYLLLDEPSLGLAPLMVQQIRDLIVKINATGTTVLLVEQNATMALSIADHGYVLETGKVVMDKPAAALLADEDVREFYLGLRGEATAQSFRDVKHYKRRKRWLS; encoded by the coding sequence GTGCTCGAGGCGAACAACCTTGAGGTGGTCTACGACGACGTGATGTTGGTGCTGCGCGGCGTGAGCCTGAGGGTTCCGGAGGGGCGGATCGTCGCCCTGCTCGGCGCGAACGGAGCGGGCAAGACGACGCTGCTGCGGGCGCTGTCCGGCCTGCTCGACGTGCACGACGGCAAGATCACCCGCGGTGGGATCACCCTGGACGGCGAACCCATCCACCGCTCCTCGCCGACGCGCATCGCGTCGCTCGGCGTGAAGCAGGCGCTGGAGGGCAGGCGCATCCTGGCCGAGCTGACGGTCGAGGAGAACCTGCGCATCGGCGGCCACAGCAGGCCGCGCGGCGTCAAGCAGAACCTGGACCGGATGTACGAGTTGTTCCCCCGGTTGCGCGAACGGCGGCGGCAGAGCGCCGGCTACCTGTCCGGCGGCGAGCAGCAGATGCTGTCCATCGGCCGGGCGCTGATGTCCGAGCCGCGCTACCTGCTGCTGGACGAGCCGAGCCTCGGCCTGGCCCCGCTCATGGTCCAGCAGATCCGCGACCTCATCGTGAAGATCAACGCGACGGGCACGACGGTGCTGCTGGTCGAGCAGAACGCGACCATGGCGCTGTCCATCGCCGACCACGGCTACGTGCTGGAGACCGGCAAGGTCGTGATGGACAAGCCGGCCGCCGCGCTGCTGGCCGACGAGGACGTGCGCGAGTTCTACCTGGGCCTGCGCGGCGAGGCCACCGCGCAGTCGTTCCGCGACGTGAAGCACTACAAGCGGCGGAAGCGGTGGTTGTCGTGA
- a CDS encoding ABC transporter ATP-binding protein — MSTPDEGNVLEVRDVRLAFDGVTAVDGVSFHVAAGELFAIIGPNGAGKTSIFNVLSGVYRPQQGSVRFRGEEVLGRRPHKIAAMGIARTFQNIELFAHLTVVENLMLGRHNHMRYGALAAFAWVGRARREELANREAVEEVIDFLELEQWRRLPVGLLPYGVQKRVELGRALAMEPKVLLLDEPVAGMNVEETEDMARFVLDVRDELGIAMIMVEHDMGLVMDLADRVMVLDFGKPIRTGTPAEVQQDPDVVRAYLGEAHQGVGGAA, encoded by the coding sequence GTGAGCACCCCCGACGAGGGCAACGTGCTGGAAGTGCGGGACGTGCGGCTGGCGTTCGACGGCGTCACCGCCGTGGACGGCGTGTCGTTCCACGTCGCCGCGGGCGAGCTGTTCGCCATCATCGGCCCCAACGGCGCGGGCAAGACGTCGATCTTCAACGTGCTGTCCGGCGTCTACCGGCCGCAGCAGGGCTCGGTCCGGTTCCGGGGCGAGGAGGTGCTCGGCAGGCGCCCGCACAAGATCGCCGCCATGGGCATCGCCCGGACGTTCCAGAACATCGAGCTGTTCGCGCACCTCACCGTGGTCGAGAACCTGATGCTCGGCCGGCACAACCACATGCGGTACGGGGCGCTGGCCGCGTTCGCGTGGGTCGGCCGGGCCCGGCGCGAGGAGCTGGCCAACCGGGAGGCCGTGGAGGAGGTCATCGACTTCCTCGAGCTGGAGCAGTGGCGACGCCTGCCGGTGGGCCTGCTGCCGTACGGCGTGCAGAAGCGCGTGGAGCTCGGGCGCGCGCTCGCGATGGAACCGAAGGTGCTGCTGCTGGACGAGCCGGTGGCCGGCATGAACGTCGAGGAGACCGAGGACATGGCGCGGTTCGTGCTCGACGTCCGCGACGAGCTCGGCATCGCGATGATCATGGTCGAGCACGACATGGGCCTGGTGATGGACCTCGCCGACCGGGTGATGGTGCTGGACTTCGGCAAGCCGATCCGCACCGGCACGCCCGCCGAGGTGCAGCAGGACCCGGACGTCGTGCGCGCCTACCTCGGCGAGGCGCACCAGGGCGTGGGAGGTGCGGCATGA